In Deltaproteobacteria bacterium, the genomic window CCAGGGAGAGTACCAGCCGTGTCCGACCTGAGGCGGCAAGACTCTTGGTGGGTTGGCCCGGCGGGCCACCTTTTTCAAATCCCTTCAATCGTCTCCAGGAAGCATTGTGATCGGTGGAGGCTATGAACTCGTTGCCCCAGGCACCATGAATTCGACCTCCCCGGACCTGATCACGCGCTTGGCCCAGGCGTATCTAACCCTGGATTATGACCTTTTTGTCCTGGCACCCGAGGATTTCCAGGCGCTGAGCGCGGCTGGCGTTCCAACAGCGCCCTCTTGGTGGTCACTGGACGACGCGCCGCGCGTGGTGACCCAAAAAGTTCCGGACGGGCTCCTGGCCTTCGTGCTCTTCCCTCCGAGCCTGCCCGGAGGACCAAGTGGCTCGACGGCCTCGATCCTGGCCGATACGGCCACGCAGCTTCGCGAGTCGGGTCAATACAATCTGATCATCGGGATCAGCACCTGGGGCCAGCCCCTGGAGAACGATTTCATCGCGAACCGACGGGGAAAGGCTTTTGATATCATTCTGGGATCCGGCCACGGCCCCAGCTATCCGGGACTCTATCTCCAGGACAATGCCGTCCTTTGGGTCCGTCCTTCCCTGAAGGGAAAAGGGGTCAACACCATTGTCATCCCCAACCTGCCCAAGGCCGGCACAAAGGCCGTCTGGTCTCCAAACGTCACGGTCATGGCCACGGTTCAGCCGCTTCGCGATGAACTGGCCTTGGATCCCGCGATCACGACCATTTTCGCACCCTAGCCATTTTCTTGCTTTTTTGGGCCAGCCACAATAGATTATCGTGCACACGATTCAACCAAGGACTCTCCATGACCTCTTCTCGCTCCCAAATTTTTTATAAAATGCAAGGCAGTGGCAACGACTTCATCGTCATCGACAACCGCTCGCGCTCCATTGGCCAAGAGGTCATGCCGGCCTGGGCCAAGGCGCTCTGTCCCCGGGCCTTTCGCATTGGAGCCGACGGCATCATCTTTCTGGAAATGGATGAGACCGGCCAGGCCGCGACAAAATGGCATTTCTTCAACGCCGACGGGTCCAGGGCCGAAATGTGTGGCAATGGCTCGCGTTGCGCCACCCTGCTCGCCCATCAGTTGGGCATGGCCGGCGCCGAGCATGTCATGAGCACCGATGCCGGCCCCATCCAGGCCCGTGTGTTCGCCGATGCCGGCGAAGTCGAAGTCCAGCTTACACCCGTGCGCGATCAAACACTGAATTTCACCCTCGACCTGTCAGGCGAGCCATGGGCCGTCCACTTCGCCAACACCGGGGTCCCACACGCGGTTCTCGTTACCGACGACGTCAAAACACTCGACATCAAAAAGCTCGGCGCCCTGGTCCGGTATCATCGACATTTCGCGCCAGCCGGAACCAATGCCAACTTCATCCAAATCATCGATCGCGCCCACATCCTGCTGCGCACCTACGAACGCGGCGTGGAGAACGAAACCTATGCCTGCGGCACGGGCGCCGCGGCCTCGGTATCCGTGGCCCACGGCCTTGGCTTGGCCGAACCTAAAGTTCAGGTCACCACTTCGGGCGGTGAAATTTTGGAAATCAGCCTACGCGGAACGGACATTTTCCTGCGCGGCCAAGCCCAGGTCGTCTATCGTGGGGAATTCGACCCAGAGCGGATGGGTCTCTAGGCCAAGGCCAGGCGCCATCCACAAACCAAAGCCCCAAATCCGGGAGGACAGCGATGCAATTCAAAGGAGCCTTCACAGCCCTGGTGACCCCGTTTTCAAACGGCGTTGTCGACGAGGAAGCGTATCGAAACCTGATCGAATGGCAGGTTCAAAACGGAATCAACGGCGTGGTCCCCTGCGGCACCACTGGCGAATCCGCCACACTGAGCCACGCTGAACATAAAGAGGTAATCCGTATCTGCGTGGACCAGGTCAAAGGCAGGATTCCGGTGTTGGCGGGAGCGGGGTCGAACAACACGGCCGAGGCCGTTGAACTGGCCCGGTTCGCCAAGGAAGCCGGCGCCGATGGCGCCCTGCTGATCACGCCGTACTACAACAAGCCGACCCAGGAAGGCCTGTACCAACATTTCAAACGCATCGCGGCGGAAGTTTCCCTGCCCTACATCCTCTACAATGTTCCTGGCCGGACAAGCGTGAATCTGCTTCCAGCCACCGTGGCCCGTCTGTACAAGGACATCCCGGAAGTCCTGGGCATCAAGGAAGCCACGGGTGACCTCAACCAAGTCTCCCAGGTGCTCGAAAAATGCGGGCCGGACTTTCAGGTCCTGTCCGGTGACGATTTCACGGTGCTGCCTCTTTTGTCCGTGGGCGGATGCGGCGTCATCTCGGTGGTCTCCAACATTCTGCCCCATGTCATGAGCGCCATGACGTCGGCCTGGTTCGCCGGCGACATACCCACGGCCCAAAAGATGCATTTTGATCTCGCCCCTTTCTCGCGGATGATGTTCCTGGAAACCAACCCCATTCCGGCCAAGACGGCATTATCCATGATGGGACGCGTCAAGCTGGAATTGCGCCTGCCCCTGGTCCCCATGAGCGAGGCCAACACGGAAACCCTCCGCGCCTTCCTCAAGGACAAGGGTTTGATCTAGAACGCGGTAACGAAAAAAAACGAAAGGCCGCCTTTCCCGTCGGGAAGGGCGGCCTTTCATTTTTGGCTTCTTGAAAAGACCCCGGTGGTAGCCCCCGCCATCACGACCACAAAGCAACTCAACAAGGACTTTTGGATTGAGCGG contains:
- a CDS encoding diaminopimelate epimerase, with the translated sequence MTSSRSQIFYKMQGSGNDFIVIDNRSRSIGQEVMPAWAKALCPRAFRIGADGIIFLEMDETGQAATKWHFFNADGSRAEMCGNGSRCATLLAHQLGMAGAEHVMSTDAGPIQARVFADAGEVEVQLTPVRDQTLNFTLDLSGEPWAVHFANTGVPHAVLVTDDVKTLDIKKLGALVRYHRHFAPAGTNANFIQIIDRAHILLRTYERGVENETYACGTGAAASVSVAHGLGLAEPKVQVTTSGGEILEISLRGTDIFLRGQAQVVYRGEFDPERMGL
- a CDS encoding 4-hydroxy-tetrahydrodipicolinate synthase, whose product is MQFKGAFTALVTPFSNGVVDEEAYRNLIEWQVQNGINGVVPCGTTGESATLSHAEHKEVIRICVDQVKGRIPVLAGAGSNNTAEAVELARFAKEAGADGALLITPYYNKPTQEGLYQHFKRIAAEVSLPYILYNVPGRTSVNLLPATVARLYKDIPEVLGIKEATGDLNQVSQVLEKCGPDFQVLSGDDFTVLPLLSVGGCGVISVVSNILPHVMSAMTSAWFAGDIPTAQKMHFDLAPFSRMMFLETNPIPAKTALSMMGRVKLELRLPLVPMSEANTETLRAFLKDKGLI